A stretch of the Streptomyces ortus genome encodes the following:
- a CDS encoding aldehyde dehydrogenase family protein has protein sequence MSHTPTRSDPHDGHELLVLNPATEEVVATVPGAGPADVDAAVVRAGAAQVRWAALAPGERARLLRRFAVVVDEHREELARLEVREAGHTLGNARWEAGNVRDLLDYAAGGVERLTGRQIPVAGGLDVTILEPLGVVAVIAPWNFPMPIAAWGTAPALAAGNAVLLKPAETTPLTALRLAELALEAGLPEHLLQVLPGTGSVTGEALVEHPGVAKIVFTGSTAVGKRVLAKGAAQLKRVTLELGGKSPNIVFADADIEAAAAATPMSFLDNSGQDCCARTRILVQRSAYDRFLELLAPAIASVVVGDPADEKTAMGPLISRAQLERVRSYGTEGLAGIRGTAPDGPGFWFPPTVLTGIEPHARVAVEEVFGPVAVVLPFEDEAEAVRLANATDHGLAGSIWTRDVGRALRVSSAVRAGNLSVNSHSSVRYWTPFGGFKQSGIGRELGPEALTAFTETKNVFISTEGPAQ, from the coding sequence TTGTCGCACACCCCCACCCGGTCCGACCCGCACGACGGGCATGAGCTGCTCGTACTCAACCCGGCCACCGAGGAGGTCGTCGCCACCGTCCCGGGCGCCGGTCCGGCGGACGTCGACGCGGCCGTCGTACGGGCCGGTGCGGCACAGGTCCGCTGGGCCGCCCTCGCGCCGGGCGAACGGGCCCGGCTGCTGCGCCGGTTCGCCGTCGTCGTCGACGAACACCGCGAGGAACTGGCCCGGCTGGAGGTCCGGGAAGCCGGGCACACCCTCGGCAACGCCCGCTGGGAGGCGGGCAACGTCCGCGATCTGCTCGACTACGCGGCCGGGGGAGTGGAACGGCTGACCGGGCGCCAGATCCCGGTGGCCGGCGGCCTCGACGTCACGATCCTCGAACCACTGGGCGTGGTCGCCGTCATCGCGCCCTGGAACTTCCCCATGCCGATCGCGGCCTGGGGCACGGCCCCCGCGCTCGCCGCCGGGAACGCCGTCCTGCTGAAACCGGCCGAGACGACCCCGCTGACGGCCCTGCGGCTGGCCGAACTCGCCCTGGAGGCGGGCCTTCCCGAGCACCTCCTCCAGGTCCTGCCGGGCACCGGATCCGTCACCGGCGAAGCGCTGGTCGAACACCCCGGCGTCGCGAAGATCGTCTTCACGGGGTCGACGGCCGTGGGCAAGCGGGTGCTGGCCAAGGGAGCGGCCCAGCTCAAGCGCGTCACCCTCGAACTCGGCGGCAAGAGCCCCAACATCGTCTTCGCCGACGCCGACATCGAGGCCGCCGCGGCGGCCACCCCGATGTCCTTCCTCGACAACTCCGGCCAGGACTGCTGCGCCCGCACCCGCATCCTCGTGCAGCGTTCGGCGTACGACCGCTTCCTCGAACTCCTCGCCCCCGCGATCGCGTCCGTCGTCGTCGGCGACCCGGCCGACGAGAAGACCGCCATGGGCCCGCTGATCTCCCGTGCCCAGCTGGAGCGCGTACGGTCGTACGGCACCGAGGGCCTGGCGGGCATCCGGGGCACCGCCCCCGACGGGCCCGGCTTCTGGTTCCCGCCCACCGTCCTGACCGGTATCGAGCCCCACGCGCGCGTGGCCGTCGAGGAGGTCTTCGGGCCGGTCGCCGTGGTCCTCCCCTTCGAGGACGAGGCCGAGGCGGTCCGGCTCGCCAACGCCACCGACCACGGCCTCGCGGGCTCCATCTGGACCCGGGACGTGGGCCGCGCCCTGCGCGTGTCGAGCGCGGTCCGCGCCGGGAACCTCTCCGTCAACTCCCACTCCAGCGTCCGCTACTGGACCCCCTTCGGCGGCTTCAAGCAGTCCGGCATCGGCCGTGAGCTGGGCCCGGAAGCCCTGACCGCCTTCACCGAGACCAAGAACGTCTTCATCAGCACGGAGGGCCCCGCACAGTGA
- a CDS encoding glutamine synthetase family protein, with the protein MADRTPPLTVEELHALVASGEIDTVVLAFPDMQGRLQGKRFAARFFLDDVLRHGTEGCNYLLAVDADMNTVEGYEMSSWERGYGDFAMHPDLATLRRVPWNEGTAMLVADLAWNDGSPVVAAPRQILRRQLERLAEHGFTANVGTELEFIVFKDSYEHAWDANYRGLTPANQYNIDYSVLGTGRIEPLLRRIRNEMAAAGLTVESAKGECNPGQHEIVFKYDEALVTCDQHAIYKTGAKEIASQEGVSLTFMAKYNEREGNSCHIHLSLADADGTNAMAGDGHGAGDGGMSQVMRYFLAGQLAALRDFSLLYAPNINSYKRFQPGSFAPTAVAWGHDNRTCALRVVGHGRSLRFENRLPGGDVNPHLAVAGLVAAGLYGIEHELELPEACTGNAYTAEYEHVPTTLREAAELWENSPIARAAFGDEVVAHYRNMARVELDAFDAAVTDWELRRSFERM; encoded by the coding sequence GTGGCAGACCGCACACCCCCGCTCACCGTCGAGGAACTGCACGCCCTCGTCGCGAGCGGCGAGATCGACACGGTCGTCCTGGCCTTCCCGGACATGCAGGGCCGGCTCCAGGGCAAGCGGTTCGCCGCGCGCTTCTTCCTCGACGACGTCCTGCGGCACGGCACGGAGGGCTGCAACTACCTCCTCGCGGTCGACGCCGACATGAACACCGTCGAGGGTTACGAGATGTCGTCCTGGGAGCGTGGTTACGGGGACTTCGCCATGCATCCGGACCTGGCCACCCTGCGCCGCGTGCCCTGGAACGAGGGCACGGCCATGCTCGTCGCCGACCTCGCCTGGAACGACGGCTCGCCCGTCGTGGCCGCGCCCCGCCAGATCCTGCGCCGCCAGCTGGAGCGGCTCGCCGAACACGGCTTCACCGCCAACGTCGGCACCGAGCTGGAGTTCATCGTCTTCAAGGACAGCTACGAACACGCCTGGGACGCCAACTACCGCGGCCTGACGCCCGCCAATCAGTACAACATCGACTATTCGGTGCTCGGTACCGGGCGCATCGAACCCCTGCTGCGCAGGATCCGCAACGAGATGGCGGCGGCCGGGCTGACCGTCGAGTCCGCCAAGGGCGAGTGCAACCCCGGGCAGCACGAGATCGTGTTCAAGTACGACGAGGCCCTGGTCACCTGCGACCAGCACGCCATCTACAAGACCGGGGCCAAGGAGATCGCCTCCCAGGAGGGCGTCTCGCTCACCTTCATGGCCAAGTACAACGAGCGCGAGGGCAACTCCTGCCACATCCACCTCTCCCTCGCCGACGCCGACGGCACGAACGCCATGGCCGGTGACGGTCACGGTGCCGGTGACGGCGGGATGTCGCAGGTCATGCGGTACTTCCTCGCCGGACAGCTGGCCGCGCTGCGGGACTTCTCCCTCCTCTACGCGCCCAACATCAACTCGTACAAGCGCTTCCAGCCGGGCTCCTTCGCGCCGACCGCCGTCGCCTGGGGCCACGACAACCGCACCTGCGCGCTGCGCGTCGTCGGCCACGGCCGTTCGCTGCGCTTCGAGAACCGGCTCCCCGGCGGCGACGTCAATCCCCACCTCGCCGTCGCGGGACTCGTCGCGGCCGGGCTGTACGGCATCGAGCACGAGCTGGAGCTGCCCGAGGCGTGCACGGGGAACGCGTACACCGCGGAGTACGAGCACGTGCCGACCACCCTGCGCGAGGCCGCCGAGCTCTGGGAGAACAGCCCCATCGCCCGCGCCGCCTTCGGTGACGAGGTGGTCGCGCACTACCGCAACATGGCGCGCGTCGAGCTGGACGCCTTCGACGCCGCGGTGACCGACTGGGAGCTGCGCCGCTCCTTCGAACGCATGTGA
- a CDS encoding FadR/GntR family transcriptional regulator: MPDSDPHGHGHGHHHGHGRGRGDRLAPVLRPVRVGNGFEEALEQILQVVRLGLVPGGERLPAERELAQRLGISRVTLREVLRVLQDQGLVESRRGRYGGTFVRARAGATAATGGAELRRRVERVDIEDVLRFREVLEVGAAELCAAHGLSGARARLLREALARTRDAPLAEYRRTDTAFHLTLAELCGSPTLTAQYAAVRSTVNDLLDCIPLLVRNLEHSQRQHAALVEAVLAGDAEGARGAMREHCAGTAALLRGFLA, translated from the coding sequence ATGCCGGACTCTGATCCACACGGGCACGGCCACGGTCACCACCATGGCCACGGTCGAGGCCGCGGCGACCGGCTGGCGCCGGTGCTGCGGCCGGTGCGCGTGGGCAACGGCTTCGAGGAGGCGCTGGAGCAGATCCTCCAGGTCGTCCGGCTGGGCCTCGTGCCCGGCGGCGAACGGCTGCCCGCCGAGCGGGAGTTGGCGCAGCGGCTCGGGATCAGCCGGGTGACGCTGCGCGAGGTCCTGAGGGTGCTGCAGGACCAGGGGCTCGTCGAATCGCGGCGCGGCCGGTACGGGGGCACGTTCGTGCGGGCCCGTGCCGGGGCGACGGCGGCGACGGGCGGGGCCGAGCTGCGCCGGCGCGTCGAGAGGGTCGACATCGAGGACGTACTGCGCTTCCGTGAGGTACTGGAGGTCGGCGCGGCGGAACTCTGCGCGGCGCACGGCCTCTCCGGGGCGCGGGCCCGGCTCCTGCGTGAGGCGCTGGCCCGCACGCGGGACGCTCCGCTGGCGGAGTACCGCCGTACGGACACCGCCTTCCATCTGACCCTCGCCGAGCTGTGCGGTTCGCCGACCCTCACCGCCCAGTACGCGGCCGTCCGCTCGACGGTGAACGACCTCCTCGACTGCATCCCCCTGCTGGTACGCAACCTGGAGCATTCGCAGCGGCAGCACGCGGCGCTGGTGGAGGCCGTGCTGGCGGGGGACGCGGAGGGGGCGCGCGGGGCGATGCGTGAGCACTGCGCGGGTACGGCGGCGCTGCTGCGCGGCTTCTTGGCGTAG
- a CDS encoding gamma-glutamyl-gamma-aminobutyrate hydrolase family protein, translating into MADRPLIGVSTYLETARWGVWELEAALLPAGYPRLVQAAGGVAAMLPPDEPAYAAGVVARLDGVVIAGGPDVDPSRYGAERDARCGPEARARDSWELALIEAALASGTPLLGICRGMQLLNVALGGTLVQHIDGHVEAVGVFGRHVVRPVPGSLCAGVVGGEVSVPTYHHQAVGRLGAGLVASAFAEDGTVEAVELSGAGWALGVQWHPEMGTDLKVMRSLTTTATAT; encoded by the coding sequence ATGGCCGACCGGCCACTGATCGGGGTCAGTACGTATCTGGAGACGGCGCGATGGGGGGTGTGGGAGCTGGAGGCCGCGCTGTTGCCGGCCGGCTATCCGCGGCTCGTCCAGGCGGCGGGCGGGGTCGCCGCGATGCTGCCGCCGGACGAGCCGGCGTACGCCGCGGGGGTCGTGGCCCGGCTCGACGGTGTGGTGATCGCGGGCGGCCCCGATGTGGACCCGTCCCGCTACGGGGCCGAGCGCGACGCGCGCTGCGGGCCCGAGGCGCGGGCCCGGGACAGCTGGGAACTCGCGCTGATCGAGGCGGCGCTGGCGTCCGGGACGCCGTTGCTCGGCATCTGCCGGGGGATGCAGTTGCTGAACGTCGCGCTCGGCGGGACGCTCGTGCAGCACATCGACGGGCATGTCGAGGCGGTGGGGGTGTTCGGACGGCACGTGGTGAGGCCGGTGCCGGGGTCGCTGTGCGCGGGGGTGGTCGGCGGGGAGGTGTCCGTGCCGACGTATCACCACCAGGCGGTGGGGCGGTTGGGCGCGGGGCTCGTGGCGAGCGCGTTCGCGGAGGACGGGACGGTGGAGGCGGTGGAACTCTCCGGGGCGGGGTGGGCGCTGGGGGTCCAGTGGCACCCGGAAATGGGAACGGACCTAAAAGTAATGAGGTCCCTGACCACCACAGCCACAGCCACGTAG